The genome window CCGACAGCTTTCAGGTCAGCATCATACAACAGGTGAACCTGCTGCGCAACGGTCAGCCGGTGAAAATGTCCAAGCGCGCCGGTGAGATCATCGAGATGGACGAACTGGTCGAAGAGGTGGGCGTTGACGCCAGCCGGTTCTTCTTCGTCGATCGCCGCATTTCACAGCCGCTGGACTTTGACATCGAGCTGGCGAAAAAGCAGACGGATGAAAATCCGGTCTATTATGTGCAGTACGCCCATGCGCGCATCTGCAATGTGCTGCGCTATGCGCAGGAGCAGGGCAGAACCCTGCCGGATCAGGCGGAGACGAGCCGGCTGGAGAACGAATTTGAATTGCAGCTGATCAAAAAATTGATCGATTACCCGGAGGTCATCGCCCGCGCCGCTCAGTATCTGGAACCCCACCGGATTCCGGATTATCTGCAGGAACTGGCCACGGTGTTTCATCGCTTTTATCATGAAAACCGCGTGGTCATCGATGATGAGGAGGTGTCGAACGCCAGGTTGCTTTTATGCCAGGCAACCCGCTTGGTGTTGGCCAATGGATTAAAGATACTGGGCATTTCTGCGCCGGAAACAATGTAAGGAGGCTTGCTCATGAGTTTGCTGGTTGTCGGTTCAGTCGCATACGATTCGATCATCACCCCGCAGGCGGCTGCGGATGAGGTCTTGGGTGGTTCCGCTACGTTCTTCGCCACGGCCGCCAGTCACTTCACTCCGGTGAATTTGGTGGCGGTGGTCGGCGATGACTTTCATCATCAGGACATCGCCTTTTTAAAAGACCGCAGAGTCAGTCTGGAGGGCCTGCAGACCGTGCCGGGAAAAACCTTTCGCTGGAAAGGCCGCTATTCGGAGAACATGAACGATCGCGAAACCATCTAC of bacterium contains these proteins:
- a CDS encoding sugar kinase; the protein is MSLLVVGSVAYDSIITPQAAADEVLGGSATFFATAASHFTPVNLVAVVGDDFHHQDIAFLKDRRVSLEGLQTVPGKTFRWKGRYSENMNDRETIY